tgtcccctttatgtttagccccttgtgggcaataaagaaataggtatatatcgTTTCTAAAGAATAGTCAGGTATTATCGAGAGCAGCAAAACCTGTAATTTCTTTTAAGCATCGTAGATAATGTCTtggcgataaaataaaatgtggACGGGAAAAGGGAGATAGGCctctgctttttatttttaagtttctttgaaaactttttcagCCCTATGTTATGAGCCTCTGAAATTATTTAACACCAAATAATGACTAAGTGAAgttaataattttgtgtttttttgaatTTGCGCTGTAGTACGATAGaagggcggaggtaaagaatacgaacaccacccgttttcggcgtaaccctaaaCACCGAATATGCAAATTTTTTACCTTCGCCCGATAGAAGTACAATTTCGAGATGTCTGAAACGGTGATTCTCTAAAAATATGAGAAACataaatctgaaaataaataaattattaggttgtcccaaaagttcgtaaacacttgcgaaaattgaatttttactcgccaagtactaacaaaaacaacaaaaattattcctcaaaataaagaccattattttccaagactttctacgaacttttgggacaacctcaTATAATAAATAACTTTCGATAAAATGTCAAGACTGAAAAATTGCGAAAAAGTGTGGctccaaagatttttttttttttttttcaaaattgttgTAGGATCATCTACGGTGTTTAAAGTATGCACATCCGCGGAAATAATGTCAGTTATGCTTTTTAGCGCTCTGGATAATTTCCGATTCTATTCTGTAGgtgcacacattacatacatatatatatataatcagtagttcatatatctgaaaaagaatcATACACTAAGCCGTTAGAGcaataatacatttttttagGAAGTTATGGtcagtcagagagtgaccattggttttgcacctatatAACATTTAGCAGTACAGGTGACTGGTCAGACTGAAATGGCTGAAAGCATTTCAGCCATTTCAGTCTGACCAGTCACCTGTACTGCTAAATGTTATATAGGTGCAAACCATTGGTCAATCAATGACTGaccataacttttaacttcctaaaaatatatatctatctatctatttatatatatatatatatatatatatatatatatatatatatatatattggtaaaaacagtaagataacaaaagaaagaaagagacctcaatattatgtaaatagaggaaatttatctataaaataatatgttacattactcgatagtcaagataaaactgagtttcagatgccaaagtggaaatccacaacaccatctcttcggttatgctagcaaaaactgtccgacgaacgggaacgtgaaactcagagtaagaggttttgttgaattttctgctgctttaaataaagcatattactctaccactggtatttgagtactctttttttccaccttgtttcacatttctgtgtttactccggtatatatatatatataaaactatgacTTAACCAGCCTCTtgcactgtctccgatgaaggggtattattattaataaatatcctggaaacagctgtaagacctatctataaatgctctaatatctacacagccttggttattttatcttattacgcgaaaaattcttatatacacacgctgacatagaacgaacgttgaaccctttattcgccatattactgaatctggaacttaactatggtctgtctatagcacttattcagcattacccgacacctttgggtctcaatgacaccattatctcttatatatattattattaataaagctgcaaagacatcacaaaaactgttactcagagtttttgtgatgtatttgcaactttattaataaagcatattgctctacctccggtattcgagtactattttttccaccttgtttcatatttatgtgctgTAACAGAATGCACAACCATACAGAGCTTTCAGTGCTACTTTAGCATGGAGGTCTACCTGGCCATTTACATATCAGCATCCAAACTCTAACCCTAATCATAACACAGATGAGCTTTCCTTCCGTGTTAGTGGGTCTCAACTGTTTGACTAACCAACTATAAATCACTGACTAGGGATGCTCTTTGTGGTCGCtctgcttgctagaaataataaccaaattccCCTACATTCTACACTCTACCATCTTAAGGAAACAGGACAAGCACATAGATACACGTTGATGTTTAACTGCTGTGTTTTATCCCTGGGTTAAATTCTAATTGAACAGATCTAtgttcaaaagcattccaaccatggctATCCTGTCTTTTGTAGGGAAGCTGGGGTAATACTACATTTGTTAATGTATCCCATGTAATAGTAAACAATGTGTGGCTTGAaaaaatttggcttctattttcaGCTGGTCAGACGTCCATGCAGTCCAACCCTCAGATTCCTTTGTTGCTCATCCCCCTCGTATGAAGCTGCTCCCTTTCCTCACCACCTCCACCAGTCTCTCTCTGATCTGCATGGGGACCTCAGAAGTGCATgcagcatgaaaaaaaaagcatccagtccatggtgtaaagtggttggtgtcaggaagggcatctggctttaaaaaccatgccaaaactgaccttgcagCATGACGCAGTTCTTGAacacatcagatcctgtcaaaccatccaatgcatgccagcatggaatatggacattaaatgatgatgatgctccacCATTCCACAGCATTCTAGGAAGAACCTCTCTGGACTTACCCTTTGTtctcaaatctttatatataaaacgaaagttgtgtgtgtgtctgtccactccgatttagattcctaactactcccacattttgcggtgcagtttaaccaaaagcgggtatcttatagtcgtgattcatatcgagccctacgatgagtctacgatttaaaaaagaatttaccatcatttttccgcatttttattgcattttcgctcagtttatataagggaagtaactctctgaaaatgcttatatagttatttcccttacaaaccaagcaacgccgggcgatactgctggttAGATATAAATGCTTATTTAAGAGTCACTgttattctttcattccttctcatAAGCCAAAAGCTGCAGGGGAGGTAAATGTTACTGCATCTGTGGCTGAATAGAGTAAGTCACAGAAGTGTCGTCCAAAGGAAGTTAattacagtgatccctcgctaaTTCGCGGATTCACGACTTTgcggatttttaaaatatactcttttactcttttacttgtttcagtcatttgactgcagccatggtggagcaccgccttttagtcgagcaaatcaaccccaggacttattctttgtaagcccagtacttattctatcagtctcttttgccgaaccgctaagtaacggggacgtaaacacaccagcatcagttgtcaagcaatgctagggggcaaacacagacacacatatatacattatatgacgggcttctttcagtttccgtctaccaaatccactcacaaggtattggtcggcccggggctatagcagaggacacttgcccaagatgccacgcagtgggactgaacccagaaccatgtggttgggaagcaagctacttaccacacagccactcctgcgcctatatatatgaacacctaaaatttttcattaaatccaaagaataagaataagaaatgcAGTAAGAAACGGAAGAAACTGTCAACTAAACTGGCTTGACTTTGGAATGGCTGGCCAAGCTCTGCAACCTGGCCAAAGAATTGAAAGAGGGGTCACAGGAATGGGATGACGATAtggtaaggacggacgaaacaccggtaagcatttcacccggtgtgctaatgattctgctggttttgaattttggcacaaggcctgcaattttggaggaggaggtggtgagtcaattacatcaaccccagatctcaacttttgtttattttattgactccaaaaggatgtaaaataaaaataataatttcaaattttgacacaaggccagcaatttcaaacaaagaggtaagttgattacattgactctagcacttcactgctacttattttgtcaaccctgaaaggatgaaaggcaaagttgactctggtggaatttgaactaaaaaactTCAAGTTGAAAGATGCTGCCAACCGTCCAACGCacaaacagttctgccagctggccaccttcaagaataatgataataataataaatgaaggcgcatggctcagtggttagatcgtcaagcttatgatcatgaggttgtgagttcgaatccgggaccgggctgcatgttgtgttcttgagcaagactctttatttcacgttgcgacatcacaggtgccaagctgtatcggcccctttgcctttcccttggataacattggtggcgtggaggggAGGCcttatgcatgggcaactgctggcagaaacgttagcacgctgggcgaaacacgtagccgtacttcgtctgccgttacgttctagttcaaattccgctgaggtcgactttgcctttcatcctttcggggtcgataaattaagtaccagttttgcactggggtcaatgtaatcgacttaatccgtttgtctgtccttgtttgtccccccctgtgtttagccccttgtggttagtaaagaaataggtatgcatgggcaactgctggtcttccataaacaaccttgctcggactggtgcctgggagggtaactttgtaggtgcaatccgacagtcagtcatgaccaaagggggtctcagcaaacTCTACTAAAAAGCACAATCATTAAAATAGTCCCTCAGGATTATAATCTTGGTAACCCTCACcaaatttatgtatttctttatatttttcttttatagaaccAAGATGCCATTatttggaaataaattttctCCCAAGAAGATTCCCAATCGAAGAAGCCAGTCTTTAAGCAATCTAAGTTTGGATTCATCTCAAGCAAAAGAGGAATTTGGCATTGAATGTGGACCAGCCAGAATAAACTTGGGGGGAAGCGAAATGACTTTTGAAGATGGTCATTGGATTCCTGGTAATTAGTTTTATTCTATTcgaaattattttgttgttgtctgGCCCCGGATCACCTCagatactattttactcttttacttgtgtcagtcacttgactgcagccatgctggagcaccgtctttagtcgagcaaatcgaccccaggacttattctttgtaagtctagttcttatcctatcggtctctcttgccaaaccactaagttacaagggcgtaaacacaccagcatcggttgtcaagcgatgttgtggggacaaacacacacacacacatatatatatatatatatatatatatacatatatacgacaggcttctttcagtttccgtctaccaaatccactcacaaggcattggtcggcccgaggctacagtagaagacacttgcccagggtgccactcagtgggactgaacccggaaccatgtggttggtaagcaagctacttaccacacagtgggagtgtCAGTGAGAGAGCCACAAAAAGCATGTTTACAGCATGGCCTTTTACCAATCCTTCCGCCCCTCTCCTACTCAATGGCTAGAATTTGCTCAATAATTCAGTTAAGACTTGATAAATGAGATAGCCAAATCACTCACCTTTACCTCACGGTTCTCCCCATACTGATATCGTCCTCGTCTCTGTCAGTGACAGAACCACAAAAAGTGCGTTTACAGCATGGCCTTTTACCAATCTTCTGCCCCTCTCGTACTCAGTGGCTAGAATTTAATCAAAAAGACAaaatgctgttgttgatgctccTGTTATATAAACCAGATATTTGCAACGATTTGATTAGCACCATAATTTCTTCCATTGCCTGCAGCCAGTGGCTTCGGTGCTGCCAGTCATCAAGAACTGATGATTCTACGTAAGAAAAATGAGCAACTACTCAATGAAAACAACTTTTTGAAGATAAAATGTGAAACTTTGTTAGACATGGTAAGTTTGGATTCCTTAACCctttaattatgaaattaaattctatcGTTATTCCAATAATCGATCATAAAATACTTCaaatacttaattcaaaactttaaaactgtcatatacattatatatttatacttatacatatttacatatatttttatacataggcgcatggctcagtggttagagcgtcaagcttacgatcgtgaggttgtgagctcgaatcccggaccgggctgcgtgttgtgttcttgagcaaggcactttatttcacgttgctccagttcactcagctgtagaaatgagttgcgacgtcactggtgccaagctgtatcggcccttgcctttcccttggtatgcatgggcgactgatggtcttccataaacaaccgtgcccagacttgtgtctaggagggtaactttctaggtgcaatcccatggtcattcatgaccgaagggggtctttaccctttatatttatatatttttaatacaattattttTCATACGTGTATATACTTCCGAGGAGTTTTGATACTAATTtcctaatattgataataatatattattaaaatatatatatatatatataaagcaataataaatctctgaacgagatgtaaacagtaaccgctcgacaacataaagcatactagccatctcaatacggctaaccactaagggtgggtgttactgtagcttgtagccccaggagatcaacgtctccagctggctttaggcacactttctgtgcccttatgatatttgcaaagggaagtcctaaagccagctggagacgatgatctcctggggctaaaagctaaagtaacacccacccttagtggttagccatattgagacggctagtatactttacgttatatatatatatttattccaataATGACTTTAGATATCTACCAAAATATAGaactggtattttctgcaagtcacattgcctcaataaacttgacgtcttggtggtggtggtcatggtcgtCGTCTTAACCCTTTGACATTCAGATTATTTGGTCGAATGTAAtccttattgattcacattgttttgaactaccttgtagcttcaagattccaatgatgtggttgtttatttttagaatgacattgtagggtaggtgtgagagtctgAATCTGACAGTTTGATACGAAACTAGTAGAAAACGGATGGCAttcggattactctgtcaaatgtaattcttattcattcacattgtttgcGAAGacaaaggcaccattcgagcgtggttgttaccagcatcgccttactggcccctgtgccagtggcatgtaaaagcacccactacactctcggagtggtcggagttaggaagggcatccagctgtagaaactctgccagatcaagactggagcctggtgcagccatctgcttcgccagttaaattgtccaacccatgctagcatggaaagcggacgttaaacgaggatgatgatgatgatgattgttttgaaGTCATcatgacacataaaagacacccagcacactgttaagtggttggtattagaaggGGCATCCATAGAAACCAGATCAGAAttgaacctgatgcagctctctggcttgccagctctgggcaaactgtccaacccatgccagcatggaaagcaaatgtcaaAGGATGATGAAGATTGtcacagcttcaagattttggTGACGtgattactctttcacttgtttcagtcattttgactgtggccatgctggagcaccgcttttaatcgagcaaatcgaccccaggacttattctttgtaagcctagtacttattctatcggtctcttttgccgaaccgctaagtgacggggatgtaaacacactagcctcggttgtcaagcgatgttggggggacaaacacagacacacaaacatatacacatacacatatatatatacatatatacaacaggcttctttcagtttccgtctaccaaatccactcacaaggctttggtcggcccaaggctatagtagaagacacttgcccaaagtgccatgcaatgggactgaacccggaaccatgtggttggtaagcaagctacttaccacacagccactcctacacctattgttaatttatagaatgacattgtagggtacatGTGAGGGGCTGAATctcaccagtttgaatataaaagggGTAGAATACACGAACCTTTATACGGCTGGTTTCAtccttatttcatcatcatcgtcatcatttagcgtccgctttccatgctggcatgggttggatggttcaactggggtctgtgaagccagaaggctgcaccaggcccagtctgatctggcagtgtttctacggctggatgcccttcctaacgccaaccactccgtgagtgtagtgggtgctttttatgtgccacccgcacaggtgccagacggagctggcaaacggatggtgctttcaagtgccaccagcacgggggccaggcgaggctggcaacggccacgaacggatggtgcttttacgtgccaccggcatggaggccagtcggggcggcgctggcaacggctacgttaTAAATTCTTCATGTATTATCTCAGCTTTAAGATTTCAACatgattgtgtatttttagaatgacattgtagggtaggtgtgatggGCCAGAttcagccagtttgaacataaaacagatggaaTATAGAACAGGATATGAACAGTTTAAATGTCAAAGGGTTAAACCAGGGGCCGGGATGACCTTTAGAAGGCGGGTGGAACTTTGATAAAATCAGCTGTAATATTGaaattatgcattttttttttccagctgacTGAAACCACTGTGAACTCTCACCTTCAAATTCAAGAAATTACCCAACTAAAGAACATGGTGCGAAGTAAAAACAGATGACGTGGCTGGACcacaatgttgtgtgtgtgtctgtcctcaCTCGCTGAATTTCCTATTTCTAAatcaggtgtgtttgtgtgtgtgtgtaattggtttcaaattttggcaaaaggccagtaattctgggatttcatcgacccctgtgctcagttggtactttattttaccaaccccaaaggaatgaaagacaaagttttttttggggggggggggtaaatcaATTTCATCAGCCCCAATACACAGCTGGtacttttatcaacccccaaaaaatgaaagacaaagtttattTGGGTGGGGGTGGTAAGTCAATTTCATCAGCCCCCGATACACAGCTGGtacttttatcaaccccaaaagaatgaaaggcaaagtttatttgggtgggggtggggtggtaagtcaatttcatcagccccaatacacagctggtacttttatcaacccccaaaagaatgaaaggcaaagtttatttgggtgggggtgggagtgGTAAATCAATTTCATCAGCCCCAATATACAGCTGGtacttttatcaacccccaaaagaatgaaaggcaaattcaacctcagaagagtttgaattcagaatgtaaagacagatagattgcttctaagcattttgcccaccatgctagcatttctgccagctcaccatctttgaatgtgtgtgtgtgtgtgtgtaattaaatgaTATTCCTCAACAATGTATTTCTTCATCCAGTCTCAGCCAGCACTCTCTCTTTGCGAACATCCAACTGGTGTAGAGTCTTGGCTTCTATCGCCTACTTCTTCATTGGTGCTACATTAACAAAAACATTAGCCGTCGGTGCTAAACTAGCAACAACTGAACATCAGGGCTGCATTAGCAACAGAAAATTGTTGCTAGACCAGCAGCAGAACATCGGTGCTATGTTAGCAACAGATGGTTCTGTCTCTTcatacaacctatttctttattacccacaaggggctaaacatagaggggacaaacatggacagacataggtattatgtcgattatatcgatcccagtgcttaactggtacttaatttatcgaccccgaaggatgaaaggcaaagtcgacctcggcggaatttgaactcacaacgtaacggcagccgaaatactgctaagcatttcgcccgacgtgctaacgattctgccagctcgctgccttcatacAACCACAAACCAATTGGGTTACATTAGCAACGGTGGTCTTCTTGGATGCAGAATTAGCAACCTAATGTTTGTGTTGCATTAACAGTAAAAAACTTATCTGCATCATATTTTAGCAACGCAGGGATGTTGAGGAGGAACAGCAGCAGTCAGTCAGTGATCCCTTTTAGCTTGTACTTATTTCAGACATTGAatgaggccatactggagcactgccttgaggaagtttagtccaacaaatcaatCCCCAGTCcctatttttttaaacctggtacttatcctaacAGTTACCttctaccaaaccactaagttatagggacataaacaaaccaagttaccaagcggtggtgggggacaaaaacacacacacacacagacatatatatatatatgatgggcttctttctgtttccgtctaccgaatctgaGACTGTTAAAGCGACAGACgcaggggtcaattcattcaactgttGTATGGTGTAATCAATTAGTCTGCTTGATTTCAAATGAACAACCAACCCATTAAATAGGGAAGCTGTTGAGTTTGGAAAAAATCATGAGAAGAAATCCGAGGTTTCAGAATTGTCCTTAGtctgagagaaataaaaaaaattttttaatttttttgttattttcttttttttttttctggttctaGTCATTGGCCAGCAACAATATTGGACCGTTAATTTAACCCTATCAATACCAACTTGTCTGCGATGGGACCCCGATTCTGATGGAAACTTTTAGCTTTAAACCTTCAGCATAAAGATTGCTCCGtcaaatgtaattattattatttaatgacattgttttgaattaatcatacattatgtcatagcttcaaaatttcaatgatgtgattgcttatttttagaatgacattgtaggataggtgtgagaggctggatctggccagtttgaacacaaaacaagtagaatatttgggccagatagagccagtttaaatactaaatggttaaagtcctctaaattaaaactttccattaaaatttcatgttagctTATGTtcaaaacatcagcttaatagtGACAAAGCTATTGTACAGGATTTTTCATTActttcagaattaattgaaacaaaggcgcaggagtggctgtgtggtaagtagcttgtttaccaaccacatggtaccgggttcagtcccactgcgtggaaccttgggcaagtttcttctactatagcttcgggccaaccaaagccttgtgagtggaaactgaaagaagcccgtcgtatatatgtatatgtatgtgtgcgtgtatgtttgtgtttgtccccctagcattgcttgacaaccgatgctggtgtgtttatgtccctgtcacttagcggttcagcaaaagagaccgatagaataagtactgggcttactaagaataagtcccgggttgagttgctcgattaaaggtggtgctccagcatggccgcagtcaaatgactgaaacaagtaaaagagagagtaaagagaaggGATATCTACATAAATGTggtcatgaaagggttaaaaggttTAGACAGCCATTTCAACCCTGGACTTATTTTAGAGTCTGGTAATATGTTGATCACTAATTgttgaactgctagattacaaacaaactcagacacaaacacgtatactctctctctcttttactcttttacttgtttcagtcatttgactacggccatgctggagcaccgcctttagtcgagcaactcgaccccgggacttattctttgtaagcccagtacttattctatcggtctcttttgccgaaccgctaagtgacggggacgtaaacacgccagcatcggttgtcaagcaatgctaggggtacaaacacacacacttctatatatatatacatatatacgatgggcttctttcagtttccgtctaccaaatccactcataaggcattggtcggcccggggctatagcagaagacacttgcccaagatgccacgcagtgggactgaacccggaaccatgtggttggttagcaagctacttaccacacagccactcctgcgcctatattatattataaataaattggaTGAGGAACgatgccaaatcaggctggagtctggtgtagccttccacCATACCAGCCCTGATCAAAGCATCctcggacgttaaatgatgatgatgatgacgatgataaccaACCAGCAGCACACAAGTGGTTTAGA
Above is a window of Octopus sinensis linkage group LG25, ASM634580v1, whole genome shotgun sequence DNA encoding:
- the LOC115224343 gene encoding protein chibby homolog 1-like yields the protein MPLFGNKFSPKKIPNRRSQSLSNLSLDSSQAKEEFGIECGPARINLGGSEMTFEDGHWIPASGFGAASHQELMILRKKNEQLLNENNFLKIKCETLLDMLTETTVNSHLQIQEITQLKNMVRSKNR